The Oncorhynchus clarkii lewisi isolate Uvic-CL-2024 chromosome 12, UVic_Ocla_1.0, whole genome shotgun sequence genome segment aacatgaccacaacatgaacacgaccacaacacgaccacaacatgaccacaaccacaacatgaccacaacacaaccacaaccacaacatgaccacaacataaacacgaccacaacataaacacgaccacaacataaacacaacacaatcacaacacgaccacaaccacaacacgaccacaacataaacacaacacgaccacaacataaacacaaccacaagacgaccacaacataaacacaaccacaaccgCAACATGACCGCAACatgaccacaacacgaccacaacacgaccacaaccacaacatgaccacaacataaacacaaccacaagacgaccacaacataaacacaaccacaaccgcaacacgaccacaacacgaccacgaCACGACCACGACACGACCACGACACGACCACGACACGACCACGACACGACCACGACACGACCACgaccacaacatgaccacaacatgaacacaacacgaccacaacatgaacacaaccacaacatgaccacaaccacaacacgaccacaacatgaacacaacacgaccacaacacgaccacaacataaacacaaccacaacacgaccacaacacgaccacaacacgaccacaacacgaccacaaccacaaccacaaccacatgaccacaacatgaacacgaacacaacacgaccacaaccacaacatgaccacaacacgaccacaacataaacacgaccacaacataaacacgaccacaacataaacacgaccacaacataaacacaacacgatcacaacacgaccacaaccacaacacgaccacaacataaacacaacacgaccacaacataaacacaaccacaagacgaccacaacataaacacaaccacaaccgCAACATGACCGCAACatgaccacaacacgaccacaacacgaccacaaccacaacatgaccacaacataaacacaaccacaagacgaccacaacataaacacaaccacaacatgaccacaacacgaccacaacacgaccacaacatgaacacaacccgaccacaacatgaacacaacccgaccacaacacgaccacaacacgaacacaacacgaccacaacacgaccacgaccacaacacgaccacaacacaaccacaacacgaccacaacacgaccacaacacgaacacaacacgaccacaacacgacAACAACGCGACcacgaccacaacacgaccacaacacgaccacaacacgaccacaacacgaccacatgACCACAACATGACCGCAACATGACCGCAACATGACCGCAACATGACCGCAACACGACcgcaacatgaccacaacatgaccacaacacgaccacaacataaacacaaccacatTCAGCACCTCACACACTACAGTGACCATGAACCATCACAACCCTGAGCAGATTCAACACATCAACACtcagtgtgtattagtgtgtgtgtgtattagtgtgtgtgtgcctcaccaGAAGGGGGCTACGATGCCGAGCTGAGTCTCGTTGAGTCCGATGCTGTAGCGAGGATTATCAGCCATGATCCTATAGTCACATCCAATAGACATGAGACAGCCACCTGCTGGACTAGAGCcctatagacagagagacagacagaggtgatTATCAGTCATGATCCTATAGTCACATCCTATAGACATGAGACAGCCACCTGCTGGACTAGAGCcctatagacagagagacagacagaggtgatTATCAGTCATGATCCTATAGTCACATCCTATAGACATGAGACAGCCACCTGCTGGACTAGAGCcctatagacagagagacagacagaggtgatTATCAGTCATGATCCTATAGTCACATcctatagacagagagacagagagacagagaggtgattATCAGTCATGATCCTATAGTCACATCcaatagacagggagacagaaggaggtgATTATCAGTCATGATCCTATAGTCACATCCAATAGACAGCCACCTGCTGGATAGGAGCCCTATATATAGATAAACACATGGGaccaacagacagagacacagacagagaagtCTGGGTGTGCTGACTCACGTTGATGGCAGCTATGGTGGCCATGTTGGATCCGTAGAGTTTGAGCCACATCTCCTGAACAGCCTTCCAGAACTCTCCACAGCGCTCCGGACTTTTCCCATACATCTCCATGATGTCTAGCCCCGCAGAGAACACCTTGGAGAGGGTCtgggacaccacacacacacacacggggggaGTTATAGTGTGTATCATGGTTTTGTGacaggacgtgtgtgtgtgtgtgtgtgtgtgtgtgtgtgtgcgtgcgtgcgtgcgtgcgtgcgtgtgtgtgtgtactgaccgaGGTGATGATCAGACCTCTACAACTCTTATCCATCTCTAGTTTCTCCAGATTGATACAGAACTCAGTGAGGAAGTCCAGACTCAGACTGTTGACAGGGGGGCTCTGCATCCTCAACACAGCTACacctagagagggaggaggagggggagagggaggaggaggagagggatgaggagggggagagggatgaggaggaggagagggatgaggtaagggaggaggaggaggagagggatgagggggagagggatgatatggaggagagggatgaggagagggagagggaggaggagagggagagggaggaggagaggcaggagggggagagggagggggagatgtaggaggaggaggatggggaggaggagagggagagggaggaggatgagagggatgaggaggatgagagggatgaggagggggagagggatgagagggggaggagaggagggggagagggatgagaggagggggagacaacCAATGGCAGCCTAATCCCTGTGGTGAAAACCGTAACCCGTCGTCCAGGTCTGACCCGGTagatcgtcattgtaaataagaatttgttcttaaaactggacttagctagttaaataaaggcccTATAACAACTAAATATATAGGGCTGTGGTTaaaatagtacactatatagggaagagggcccTATAACAACTAAATATATAGGGATGTGGTTaaaatagtacactatatagggaagagggcccTATAACAACTAAATATATAGGGCTGTGGTTaaaatagtacactatatagggaagagggcccTATAACAAATAATGAAAAACGATTACAATTGTTGCCCGATTCCATTTAGTTTTTCCAGGTTTCTGTTTTTTcaggttttcactctcaaaatcacaTTTGTTTGATAGAAGAAAAAACAACACAATTGGAAGTCCACACCAACGCtgaaaccacatcaggagaccatttATGAGGTCCGGGGAAAATCTGAgacatttagattttttgggtGTAGTTACAACAATATATCAGTTCAGTGATGTCCTAAATTCCACACCCCTGGTCTTCCAGGTCGGTTAAATCAAAACCATGAAGTACTGGAGacctccaggaccaggactgtctaccctgatgtaaacagtaccggagacctccaggaccaggactgtctaccctgatgtaaacagtacctgagacctccaggaccagggctgtctaccctgatgtaaacagtacctgagacctccaggaccaggactgtctaccctgatgtaaacagtacctgggacctccaggaccagggctgtctaccctgatgtaaacagtacctgagacctccaggaccaggactgtctaccctgatgtaaacagtaccagagacctccaggaccagggctgtctaccctgatgtaaacagtacctgagacctccaggactgtctaccctgatgtaaacagtacctgagacctccaggaccagggctgtctaccctgatgtaaacagtacctccaggaccaggactgtctaccctgatgtaaacagtacctgagacctccaggaccagggctgtctaccctgatgtaaacagtacctgagacctccaggaccagggctgtctaccctgatgtaaacagtacctgagacctccaggactgtctaccctgatgtaaacagtaccggagacctccaggaccagggctgtctaccctgatgtaaacagtacctccaggaccagggctgtctaccctgatgtaaacagtacctgagacctccagaactgtctaccctgatgtaaacagtacctccaggaccagggctgtctaccctgatgtaaacagtacctgagacctcaaggactgtctaccctgatgtaaacagtacctgagacctccaggaccagggctgtctaccctgatgtaaacagtacctgtTAACACCAGGactgtctaccctgatgtaaacagtacctgagacctccaggaccagggctgtctaccctgatataaacagtacctgagacctccaggaccagggctgtctaccctgatgtaaacagtacctgagacctccaggaccagggctgtctaccctgatgtaaacagtacctgagacctccaggactgtctaccctgatgtaaacagtacttccaggaccagggctgtctaccctgatgtaaacagtacctgagacctccaggaccagggctgtctaccctgatgtaaacagtacctccaggaccaggactgtctaccctgatgtaaacagtacctgagacctccaggaccagggctgtctaccctgatgtaaacagtacctgagacctccaggaccagggctgtctaccctgatgtaaacagtacctgagacctccaggaatgtctaccctgatgtaaacagtacctccaggaccagggctgtctaccctgatgtaaacagtacctgagacctccaggactgtctaccctgatgtaaacagtacctccaggaccagggctgtctaccctgatgtaaacagtacctgagacctccaggactgtctaccctgaagtaaacagtacctgagacctccaggaccagggctgtctaccctgatgtaaacagtacctgagacctccaggaccaggactgtctaccctgatgtaaacagtacctgagACCTCCAGGACCATGACTGcctaccctgatgtaaacagtacctgttgtatccaggaccaggactgtctaccctgatgtaaacagtacctgttgtctccaggaccaggactgtctaccctgatgtaaacagtacctgagacctccaggactatctaccctgatgtaaacagtacctgagacctccaggtctatctaccctgatgtaaacagtacctgagacctccaggactgtctaccctgatgtaaacagtacctgagacctccaggaccaggactgcctaccctgatgtaaacagtacctgttgtatccaggaccaggactgtctaccctgatgtaaacagtacctgttgtctccaggaccaggactgtctaccctgatgtaaacagtacctgagacctccaggactatctaccctgatgtaaacagtacctgagacctccaggactatctaccctgatgtaaacagtacctgagacctccaggactgtctaccctgatgtaaacagtacctgagacctccaggaccaggactgcctaccctgatgtaaacagtacctgttgtatccaggaccaggactgtctaccttgatgtaaacagtacctgttgtctccaggaccaggactgtctaccctgatgtaggggacagggtgccatttgggacaggtaAAGAAGCTGTGCAGGGGTTTACCTGTACTGTTGTCCAGGTCCACCTTGATCTTAGGTGAGGTAGAGTTGTTTCTCTGCTGCAGAGAGAAGCACGgcgacacacactctctcccatgTCTACTGTGGATGGACAACTGGGACAACACACCTGCCGAAGAACAACAATATAATAAATTAacttaataatataataaaacaatataataaaacaatataataaattaacttaataatataatataacaatataatataacaatataataaattaacttaataatataataaaacaatataataaaacaatataataaattaacttaataatataatataacaatataatataacaatataataaattaacttaataatataatataacaatataatataacaatataataaattaacttaataatataatataacaatataatataacaatataataaattaacttaataatataataaaacaatataataaaacaatataataaattaacttaataatataatataacaatataatataacaatataataaattaacttaataatataataaaacaatataatataacaatataataaaacaatataataataaaacaatataatAAAACAATATAATAATGAGGGGGTGGAAtaatcaaatgaaatgtatttatatagcccttcgtacatcagctgatatctcaaagtgctgtacagaaacccagcctaaaaccccaaacagcaagcaatgcaagtgtagaagcacggtggctaggaaaaactccctagaaaggccagaacctaggaagaaacctagagaggaaccaggctatgtgatATCAGGGTTACATCAGGGTAGACATTCCTGGAGGAACCAGAATAATGATAGTTGACATCGTCACTGAAACCATGTGACCTTGTATTATAAGACCATGGCTGTGTCTGAAACagagccctattcactatatacagtgagttcCACAAGCATTGGGTCAGTGTCATGTTGTTggagccctattcactatatacagtgagttcCACAAGCACTGGGTCAGTGTCATGTTGTTggagccctattcactatatacagtgagttcCACAAGCATTGGATCAGTGACATGTTGTTggagccctattcactatatacagtgagttcCACAAGCATTGGGTCAGTGTCATGTTGTTggagccctattcactatatacagtgagt includes the following:
- the LOC139421736 gene encoding enoyl-CoA delta isomerase 1, mitochondrial-like → MANVLRNSAKFGCSGVLSQLSIHSRHGRECVSPCFSLQQRNNSTSPKIKVDLDNSTGVAVLRMQSPPVNSLSLDFLTEFCINLEKLEMDKSCRGLIITSTLSKVFSAGLDIMEMYGKSPERCGEFWKAVQEMWLKLYGSNMATIAAINGSSPAGGCLMSIGCDYRIMADNPRYSIGLNETQLGIVAPFWFKDTLVNTVGNRAAELSLELGLLYSAPDALKIGLVDQLVPEDQVLSTAQDTMSKWLVVPDHARQITKSMMRKQTIDKLLSNREADITNFVSFITKDSIQRSLRMYLEMLKSRKA